The Agrobacterium tumefaciens genomic interval GGTGCAGTCGCAAAATTTCCGAAACCTGCGACACTTATCGCAACAAATGCGATGACAAGAAATTTGCCGCGCTCTGGTGCGCTGCGCCGGCGTTCCGAGTTCCCGATCTCAAGAAAAAGTCGTGCGTGCCGCCCTCATAAACGTCAAGGGTAACAGGTCCGCCAAGCTGCTGCGCAGTCCGTTGCAGCTCCCGGCCAGTCGACAAGGGAAAAGTCCGGTCGGCGCTGCCCCAAATCAAATGCAGAGGCGGCAACGAGCGGACAGGCTGCGAATAGCCATTCGGGAAACCACCATCGACCAGCACCAGGGCGTCAATATCGGCTCGCCCGACCGAAGCGGCCGAAGCGATTTGCGCGCCAAGGGAGATTCCGAGAACGCCGACCTTGCCGCCGTGGCGCGGCTGCCCCTCAAGATGGGCGGCCACACCTTGAACGGCGGAAATCCAGTCCGGCAATCGCTGCGCATAATAGGCGATGCGCGCCCGCGCGCTGCCCGCCTTAGCGATGGCGTCGCGGTCGGCCGCCGACAGAACGTGCACGAGATAGGCATTCAAGCCCGCCGCCCGGAGCGACTGGCCGATCTCGTCATAAACGGGCGCTACAAAGCCCTTGCTGCCGCTCAAGATCACCACAGCCGGGCAGGTTGCGTTCGCGCAGCTCCCGAAGCTCTCGACCAGAACCCCGCCGCTGTCGGTCGCCATGGTGAACCGTTGTCGAGACGATTGAGCATTGGCTCCTGCTGGAAGAAAGGAAATGGCTAGGGTCGCGATAATGATATTGAATAGACGCATGAACCTGTCTTGTGTGCTTCCGTCGCAAAATTCCCGATTTAAATTTGAGTTCTGCGAGAGAGTTTCGCAACAGCCTATTTTTCACCGGCACCTGGCGTAGAAACTAAGAATTACACCTCGTTCTTCGAGTTGGCAATTTTCACAGCTTCGGACCGACTGGGCCTATGCGGATTTCCGTTGTGAAAGACGGCTACTCAGCCAGTTCCTGAAGCCCGGGAACGTCTTCCGTGCCGGCCAGCCGGTGCGGTGTGGGCGCTGAGGGCTGGGGGGATCGCATCCTAACCACGGTCCTTGCCGGCAGAATGAGGCACCATCCTGTCGACGATGGGCTCGGTTGTCGAACAGTCGGTAGGGCAGACCCACCTATCGGCGAAGGAGTCGAACGGAACGGCAGGACCGCAGCCGTGACGTGGCGTGAGCTTGGTGCGGATAGCGATCGTGCCTGCAGCGCGCTGGTGTGAATTCACCGAATGGTCTCTCGGCATGTCGTGCACAATCCGGTTCGGGCTGGCCACACCCATCGCGTCCTCGATGGATCTGGTGTGACCGAAGGACGCCTTCGTCTCGACCGACTTGGCCGCAACGGCCATACGCGACTTTCTTCCCCTACGAACAGGTTCGCATTCCTCGCGCGACAAGAAAGCCGCTCCCGGCCGCCCTCCACTGACGTTTCGGCCCAAGGGTGCGGCGTCGATCGCCGTCGGTCTTAACACCGTCATCGAGGACGCGATGGGCGCGGCCCGAGCAAACCGGAAAGGTTACGACAATGGCAGTCATCGGCGAATTCACCACCAACGGCAACAACTCCATCATAGGCAACGTGCGCACACTCACCGTCAGCATGAAGGCCCGCCTGAACCCGATCGAACGCGTCTCGCGCGACGCTCCGGATTTCCGCATCACCGCCGGCAACGGCGTCGAGGTCGGCGCCGGCTGGAAGGCGGTCTCCAACGACGGCGAGGAATACATCTCGGTCAAGCTGGACGACCCGAGCTTCAACGCACCGATCACCGCAGCCCTTTGGCCAAGCGATAAGGACGGCGAATACGCCCTCATCTGGAACCGCCCGAAGCGGGAGGCCTGATCACCCCGAAGAGCTTCGCCGAAAGGCGGGGCTCTTTTTCCGTTCCCATTGACGAAGCCGGGCGCAGGCATCGAGCCTGCTTCCGGCTTTTCCGGTGCCATACGAGGAGGTGTGAGCTGCTCAGTTCGTCCAAGCGTGCCATGGCGAACCGAAGGCGTCCAGCACGAGCGGCGCCTCCAATTTGCTCCTGCCGCCTTTGGCGGCTTCCGCAAATCGGTTCCTCCCCTCGCCGCCTCCGGCGGTCGCGTCCCGCGATGCTGGACCCCTCCGCTCCGCCATGACGCGCGGCGTCGTCTTTCACAAACGTCAAGGAGACGACGATGACGATTTCTCTCGAAATACAACGCGAAGAGCTTAAGGCCGAACTCAGGAACGCCTGCGATCCGGCGGAGCGTCGCCAGATCGCGTCGGAGCTGGAGATGGTGCAGGCGGAGCTTGCAACGATCGAGGCCGAACAGGACGGGCGCATCAGCACGGAGCCTCCTTTCTAGGAGGCTCTATTTCTGCGTCCCCTGTGCGGCTCTCCTGCCTCAGCCGTTGAGTGCGTCCTTGACCGCCTTGCCAGGCGTGAACGTCAGCTTTTTCGAAGCGGCGATCTTGATCGTTGCGCCTGTTGCCGGGTTACGGCCTTCACGTTCCGGCGTGTCCTTCAGCTTGAACTTTCCGAACGAGGGGATCGACGTTTCCGCGCCAGCAAGCGCCGCGTCGGTGATCTGCTTGAAGACGCTCTCGACGAT includes:
- a CDS encoding alpha/beta hydrolase, with product MRLFNIIIATLAISFLPAGANAQSSRQRFTMATDSGGVLVESFGSCANATCPAVVILSGSKGFVAPVYDEIGQSLRAAGLNAYLVHVLSAADRDAIAKAGSARARIAYYAQRLPDWISAVQGVAAHLEGQPRHGGKVGVLGISLGAQIASAASVGRADIDALVLVDGGFPNGYSQPVRSLPPLHLIWGSADRTFPLSTGRELQRTAQQLGGPVTLDVYEGGTHDFFLRSGTRNAGAAHQSAANFLSSHLLR
- a CDS encoding DUF736 domain-containing protein — encoded protein: MAVIGEFTTNGNNSIIGNVRTLTVSMKARLNPIERVSRDAPDFRITAGNGVEVGAGWKAVSNDGEEYISVKLDDPSFNAPITAALWPSDKDGEYALIWNRPKREA
- a CDS encoding HU family DNA-binding protein, with product MTTTNEIADKIAAEQSLTKAQAKTIVESVFKQITDAALAGAETSIPSFGKFKLKDTPEREGRNPATGATIKIAASKKLTFTPGKAVKDALNG